The bacterium genome contains a region encoding:
- the waaC gene encoding lipopolysaccharide heptosyltransferase I — translation MRVLIVRLSSMGDVVHSLPAVTDAARSIQDIQLDWVVDRAFAEIPGWHSSVRNVIGSPPRRLTNLRSPEFKSFFAKLRSCEYDLVIDLQGQWKSAAIARFAKGLSCGYNGNSVNERGADLLYRKQYFVSKQRHSIRRMRELMARALSYTFDENNVNYGIDRSRLPVNPLNLKNPYLVFIHSTSWESKCWPENYWQELTAKAIHAGFHVVLVWGNLAEKERARMIAAERKEAILLDDLSISEKASVLIGAHATVGLDTGLSHIAAALDIPSVTLYGATDPFLVGATGKNQMHIASDFECVKCHRSVCDYSRMPVAKPACFASMTPEVVWSSLEHLIFEKRGSTQVG, via the coding sequence GTGCGCGTTTTAATCGTGCGCCTTTCCTCCATGGGCGATGTGGTTCATAGTCTGCCGGCAGTAACGGACGCGGCCCGGTCCATCCAGGATATTCAATTGGATTGGGTTGTAGATCGAGCATTTGCTGAGATCCCGGGATGGCATTCTTCCGTTCGGAACGTTATTGGCAGTCCACCAAGGCGTCTCACAAATTTACGCTCTCCTGAATTTAAAAGCTTTTTTGCAAAGCTGCGAAGCTGTGAATACGATCTCGTCATCGATCTTCAGGGACAGTGGAAAAGCGCTGCCATTGCGCGTTTCGCGAAAGGACTGAGTTGCGGCTACAACGGAAATTCTGTGAACGAACGGGGCGCGGATTTGCTGTATCGCAAACAATATTTTGTTTCGAAACAACGACACTCCATTCGACGCATGAGAGAATTGATGGCGCGCGCCTTGAGCTACACATTTGATGAAAACAATGTGAATTACGGGATCGATCGTTCCCGTCTACCGGTCAATCCGCTGAATCTGAAGAATCCATATCTTGTTTTTATTCACAGCACTAGTTGGGAATCCAAATGTTGGCCTGAGAATTACTGGCAGGAACTTACTGCGAAAGCGATACACGCAGGCTTTCATGTTGTTCTGGTATGGGGAAATCTAGCTGAAAAAGAGCGCGCACGGATGATTGCTGCCGAGCGCAAAGAAGCGATCCTGTTAGATGATCTTTCTATCTCCGAAAAGGCATCTGTACTTATCGGAGCTCATGCAACAGTTGGTTTGGATACCGGCTTGAGTCACATTGCTGCCGCGCTGGACATTCCTTCGGTAACTCTTTACGGCGCAACGGATCCGTTTCTAGTCGGCGCTACCGGAAAGAATCAAATGCATATCGCATCGGATTTTGAGTGTGTAAAGTGCCACCGCTCCGTTTGTGATTATTCCAGAATGCCGGTGGCAAAACCTGCTTGCTTTGCCTCAATGACTCCGGAAGTGGTCTGGAGTTCCCTGGAACACCTTATTTTCGAGAAGCGCGGATCGACGCAAGTTGGTTGA
- a CDS encoding flap endonuclease, with the protein MKVYLIDGTYELFRHYYALPKHITARGEEVGAVRGVLTSVLSLLNSGVTHIAVATDHVIESFRNILWSDYKDSTGVAPDLLSQFPLLEESLRGMGVLVWAMVEYEADDALAAGAALYRDKVEQVLICTPDKDLGQCVVGDQVVQFDRRQRKLINEKGVIEKFGVLPESIPDYLALVGDAADGYPGLPGWGAKAASAVLARYKHLEEIPDNPRDWKISIRSADRLASTLREQRELVLLFRQLATLVTKGPVKDKLENLEWSGPSPQFREICSRLEAPELPGRVNQLASIRASRK; encoded by the coding sequence GTGAAAGTTTATTTAATTGACGGCACGTACGAGCTTTTTCGTCATTACTACGCGCTTCCCAAACACATCACGGCGCGCGGAGAAGAAGTTGGTGCTGTGCGGGGAGTGCTCACTTCAGTTCTCTCGCTTCTGAACTCTGGAGTCACGCACATTGCGGTCGCCACAGACCATGTAATTGAGTCTTTCAGAAACATTTTGTGGAGCGATTACAAAGACAGCACGGGCGTTGCGCCCGATCTTCTTTCACAGTTTCCGCTACTGGAGGAATCCTTGCGCGGTATGGGGGTGCTCGTTTGGGCAATGGTTGAATACGAAGCGGACGACGCCCTGGCTGCGGGGGCGGCGCTGTACCGGGATAAAGTCGAGCAAGTGCTCATCTGCACGCCGGACAAGGATCTGGGGCAATGCGTTGTCGGAGATCAAGTGGTTCAATTTGACCGCAGACAGCGAAAGTTGATCAACGAAAAGGGTGTGATAGAAAAGTTTGGTGTGCTGCCCGAATCGATTCCCGATTATCTTGCGCTGGTTGGTGATGCCGCCGATGGATATCCGGGCCTTCCCGGTTGGGGAGCAAAAGCTGCATCGGCGGTCTTAGCGCGCTACAAGCATCTGGAAGAGATCCCTGACAACCCTCGTGATTGGAAAATTTCCATCAGAAGCGCAGACCGGTTGGCAAGTACGCTTCGCGAACAACGGGAACTCGTTCTTCTCTTCCGCCAACTCGCGACACTTGTAACCAAAGGACCTGTTAAAGATAAGTTGGAGAATCTCGAATGGTCCGGACCATCTCCGCAATTCCGCGAAATCTGTTCACGTCTCGAAGCGCCGGAACTGCCCGGCCGAGTCAACCAACTTGCGTCGATCCGCGCTTCTCGAAAATAA
- a CDS encoding ankyrin repeat domain-containing protein: MKSLILFFLLVCVSQSQAADERLIDATDDGKLDVVKELIKKGADVNEKDKVNGATVLMWAVRKGEHEIAQTLIQAGADVNAKNKWGGTALQWAADSGNEKMVGALIAKGADVNAGDSTGLTSLMVAANYEGKEYAQIVRALLDAKANVNESDESGTTALMKASSNHFKTGTIRLLIESGANVNAKTKDGLTPLMIACKTARIEVIKYLIDHGADVRARTNDGRSVFEIAKQAGYKEAIVALAEKGVTE; encoded by the coding sequence GTGAAAAGTCTCATTCTCTTTTTTCTTCTTGTCTGCGTTTCACAATCGCAAGCTGCCGATGAGCGACTGATTGATGCGACGGATGACGGAAAGTTGGATGTTGTCAAAGAGCTAATCAAGAAAGGCGCAGACGTCAATGAGAAAGATAAGGTGAATGGAGCAACTGTGTTGATGTGGGCGGTTAGGAAGGGAGAGCACGAGATCGCACAGACATTGATTCAGGCAGGAGCAGATGTAAATGCAAAAAATAAATGGGGTGGGACTGCATTGCAGTGGGCGGCCGATTCAGGAAATGAAAAGATGGTTGGTGCGTTGATCGCAAAAGGCGCAGACGTTAACGCTGGTGATTCGACCGGTCTGACTTCACTGATGGTTGCCGCAAACTATGAAGGAAAAGAGTACGCGCAAATTGTTCGCGCACTTCTCGATGCAAAAGCGAATGTGAATGAATCTGATGAATCTGGAACAACCGCTTTAATGAAAGCATCCTCGAATCATTTTAAGACCGGGACCATTCGACTGTTGATTGAATCGGGCGCAAATGTGAATGCAAAAACGAAAGATGGCCTCACCCCTTTGATGATTGCTTGTAAAACGGCGCGTATCGAAGTGATCAAGTATCTGATCGATCATGGCGCTGACGTTCGCGCCAGAACGAACGATGGCAGGAGC